Part of the Planctomycetota bacterium genome, AGGCCGCTGATTCTTGCGGGCCATTCCATGGGGGCGGGCATCGCCCTGCGAGTGGCGCTGCTGGCGGAGCCGCTGGGTCTTCCGATCGCGGGAGTGATCGCCTTTTCACCCTACCGCACGCTGCGCTCGCCAATTCCCGGCCGCCTGGCGCTGAAGGAGCTCCCGCAACAGCCCTTCTCGGAGATCGCCATCCTGACGCTTCGACTTCTGGGCCGCATGGATCGACCGCTCGAGATCGACGCCGCCCGGCTCAAGGCGCCGCTGCTGGTGCTTGCCGGTGACGGTGATCCGATCTCGCCCGCAGACGACGCACGACGCATCGCGCAAGCCTCGCCGCGCGGCACGCTTTCCATTCTGCGCTACCAGCGCCACGACGATCTGCGCCAGGGCGATCCGGAAAAATTCGACCGGGCTCTCGGGGACTTTCTGAATGCGATCACGGCGCCGTCGGCGGAAGCAGCCGGACGCGCGTGAGCAGCAGCGAGGATTCCTCCGTCACGGAGTAGACCCCGGGACCCATCGCCTCCTTCCAGAGTTTGGCATCGCATTGCAGGAGCTTGATGATCAGGTCGTTGGGAATGTCCAGTCCGGCCCGCGTCGCCATGCGGTGCTCGAAGTCGTCGGGAGCCGAGGTCACGCCCACGGAAACCTTGCCCGTCGACTTCGCGCTCTCCCTGCGGTTGGAATCCAGGCGAATCAGGATGTCCTGGTAGCCCCAGCAGAGCACGGGCTTGGTGCCGACATCCGCCAGCGCCTGCCGGCAGACCGGGGTCTCCGCCAGCGTGCCCGTCCCGTCTTTGCCCGAGGTGCGCAGGCACTGCTCGACGAAGCTGGAGTTGCCCATGAAGAACCAGCCGCCGCCGAAGCCGCAGCAGGCCTCGCGCGACTTCTCGTCGAAGA contains:
- a CDS encoding alpha/beta fold hydrolase gives rise to the protein MPQPWGLLVLFAASLAILCVWGGVMTGLQALRPQRKALAWALATGRAKDPADLDLKFDEIECSSGQRHPCPAWRIAGRAADPLAPILLMVHGWGRSRWDSLARVGPFLGACSELVLLDLPAHGEHRAALSSVGAHEPACVLHALQEISRQSPGRPLILAGHSMGAGIALRVALLAEPLGLPIAGVIAFSPYRTLRSPIPGRLALKELPQQPFSEIAILTLRLLGRMDRPLEIDAARLKAPLLVLAGDGDPISPADDARRIAQASPRGTLSILRYQRHDDLRQGDPEKFDRALGDFLNAITAPSAEAAGRA